Within the Pseudomonas mendocina genome, the region TATCGCCATTGGCGTGCTGCAGCACAGCCTGGCTTTCGCTGACGCCGGTAAGGTCTATACCCTGCTGACCATCGGTGACGGCCTGGTGGCGCAGATTCCTTCCCTGCTGCTGTCGACCGCCGCTGCGGTGATGGTTACCCGGGTTTCCATCTCCGAAGACATGGGCGCCCAGGTCAATCGGCAGATGTTCGCCTCGCCGCGGGCATTGGCCGTGGCTGCGGCGATCATGATCGCCATGGGCCTGGTGCCGGGCATGCCGCATTTCTCCTTCATCAGCCTGGGCCTGATCGCTGCTGGCGGCGCCTATTGGATCGCCCACCGTCAACGCAAGATCAAGGAAGAGGAGGTCAAGGAGGTCCAGCGCCAACAGGAGCTGATCCCGGCGCAGAAGGCGCAGGAGGTCAAGGAGCTGGGTTGGGATGATGTGACACCGGTGGATATGGTCGGTTTGGAGGTGGGCTATCGGCTGATCCCGTTGGTCGATCGTAACCAGGGTGGCCAGTTGCTGGCGCGGATCAAGGGTGTACGCAAGAAGCTGTCGCAGGAGATGGGCTTTCTCATGCCGTCGGTGCATATCCGCGACAACCTTGATCTTGCGCCCAATGCCTATCGCCTGACGCTGATGGGCGTCAGTGTGGCCGAGGCCGAGGTCTACCCGGATCGCGAGCTGGCGATCAATCCCGGCCAGGTGTTCGGCCCGCTCAATGGCATCGCCGCCAAAGATCCGGCGTTCGGTCTGGAGGCGGTGTGGATCGATCCCAGTCAGCGTGACCAGGCGCAATCGCTCGGTTACACCGTGGTCGATGCCAGCACCGTGGTCGCTACTCACCTGAATCAGATCCTGCACAAGCACGCTCACGAGCTGCTCGGACATGAGGAGGTGCAGCAGCTGATGCAACTGCTGGCCAAGAGTTCGCCCAAGCTGGCCGAAGAACTGGTGCCCGGACTGGTGTCGCTGTCGACGCTGCTCAAGGTGTTGCAGGCGCTGTTGCAGGAACAGGTGCCGGTACGCGACATCCGTACCATCGCCGAGGCGATCGCCAATGTCGCACCAAAGAGTCAAGATCCCGCCGCCATGGTGGCGGCCGTTCGCGTGTCGCTGGCCCGCGCCATCGTGCAAAGCATTGTGGGACTAGAGCCGGAGCTGCCTGTGATCACCCTTGAACCAAGGTTGGAACAGATATTGCTGAACAGTCTGCAGAAGGCCGGTCAGGGTAGCGAGGATGGCATCCTCCTCGAACCTGGC harbors:
- the flhA gene encoding flagellar biosynthesis protein FlhA, translated to MAVDRAQLIGDVRSNLAGLRHGNLGIPLLLLVMLGMVMLPIPAFLLDVLFTFSIALSIVVLLVSIYALRPLDFAVFPTILLAATLLRLALNVASTRVVLLNGHEGHGAAGQVIQAFGEVVIGGNYVVGIVVFAILMIINFVVVTKGAGRISEVSARFTLDAMPGKQMAIDADLNAGLIDQVEAKKRRSEVAQEADFYGSMDGASKFVRGDAIAGLLILFINLIGGIAIGVLQHSLAFADAGKVYTLLTIGDGLVAQIPSLLLSTAAAVMVTRVSISEDMGAQVNRQMFASPRALAVAAAIMIAMGLVPGMPHFSFISLGLIAAGGAYWIAHRQRKIKEEEVKEVQRQQELIPAQKAQEVKELGWDDVTPVDMVGLEVGYRLIPLVDRNQGGQLLARIKGVRKKLSQEMGFLMPSVHIRDNLDLAPNAYRLTLMGVSVAEAEVYPDRELAINPGQVFGPLNGIAAKDPAFGLEAVWIDPSQRDQAQSLGYTVVDASTVVATHLNQILHKHAHELLGHEEVQQLMQLLAKSSPKLAEELVPGLVSLSTLLKVLQALLQEQVPVRDIRTIAEAIANVAPKSQDPAAMVAAVRVSLARAIVQSIVGLEPELPVITLEPRLEQILLNSLQKAGQGSEDGILLEPGMAEKLQRSLVEAAQRQEMLGKPVILLVAGPVRAMLSRFARLAVPSMHVLAYQEIPDNKQVTIVATVGQN